The following are encoded in a window of Streptomyces sp. Go-475 genomic DNA:
- a CDS encoding DUF3099 domain-containing protein, protein MYARRRHTYFAMMGLCIGLFVLAWGVVRLWSVPVAVGMCVVAMVIPPVAAMVANRRGPEDRWWDDPSGDPQSDEWWDELDGKKRRY, encoded by the coding sequence ATGTACGCACGGCGACGGCACACGTACTTCGCGATGATGGGCCTGTGCATCGGCCTCTTCGTCCTGGCGTGGGGTGTCGTGCGCCTGTGGTCCGTCCCCGTGGCCGTGGGGATGTGCGTGGTGGCCATGGTGATCCCGCCCGTCGCCGCGATGGTCGCGAACCGGCGCGGGCCGGAGGACCGCTGGTGGGACGACCCGTCCGGGGATCCGCAGTCCGACGAGTGGTGGGACGAGCTGGACGGCAAGAAGCGCCGGTACTGA
- a CDS encoding DUF1416 domain-containing protein has product MCGAKAGGPDASTIKPGETTIQGQVTKDGEPVVGYVRLLDSTGEFTAEVPTSATGQFRFYAAEGTWTVRALVPGATADRTVVAQKGGLAEVAIAV; this is encoded by the coding sequence ATGTGTGGTGCGAAGGCCGGCGGCCCCGACGCCTCGACGATCAAGCCCGGTGAGACCACGATCCAGGGTCAGGTGACCAAGGACGGCGAGCCCGTGGTGGGCTACGTCCGCCTGCTGGACTCGACCGGCGAGTTCACGGCCGAGGTGCCGACCTCGGCGACCGGACAGTTCCGCTTCTACGCGGCCGAGGGCACCTGGACCGTCCGCGCCCTCGTGCCCGGCGCCACCGCCGACCGCACGGTCGTCGCCCAGAAGGGCGGCCTGGCGGAGGTCGCGATCGCCGTCTGA